The DNA region TATCATGTTAACTTTCATCTTTAAGTTATTGAAAGTCTTAACAGGAGGTCATCTTATAGTTAAATTTGCCGGTCGACCGAATAAATTTGATTTTCCGAATAATTAAACTCCAGGTTAACTTTCTCTAACAGATAACCAACTAGATTCTTAACCGGACATTGAGAAATCAAAGGTTCACTTAAACTATGAATTCGGAATTCTGGAGGATTGCTTACCTCTATTAAGCAGTATGAACTTTTTGCTAGTCCGTGCATAATAATCGTCTAGCTCCTTGTTCTTGGTGCTGTCATCCGGATGGGAGAGTGTCATACCATCGAAGATGGGTTTGGGCAGCTCCACGGCGGAGACCTTGGGACTCTCCTTGAGACGCAGCTTCTCCAGGATCTGCTGCTTGACGAACTCGATGCGCAAATGGGTCAACTGCTCCTCGGTGATGTGCTCCACCTGGCGGCTGCTCTCGCACTTGGGACATCCTCCCCCGCTCGACTTCACCGAAATGGTGATATTCCTCTCACCCGGCTGAGCCTCTGGCAGCTCTATTGGTGTCTCTGGTTCCAGATCCATATCGAGCTCCTCCGCCTGATTTTTACGATCCTCCGCCATCAGTTCATTGCGCACAAAGTCCAGTGGAGAGAGACCATCGAATGGATCCTCGGAGGGCAGGGATGATTCCTCAGAGGGCAGGGAAGACTCCTCGGGAGCATCACCGAACATGATGGGGTGCTCCTTCTCCTCCTGCTCCATGAGATGCTGCCACAGGCGGGGAACCTTCAACTGCTCCGCATGGGAACCGGGATGATTGTAGCTCAGCTCCTGCCGCAGCAGGTGCTCCCTCTTCTGGATGACGTGGCGCCGGAGACGGGCATAGTACTCCCGCTTGGTGATCGGTGCATCGTCCTCCTCGCTGGTCGGATCCGGTTCCAGGTGCTTCAGCTGGCGGGATCGCTGCTGGCGGatgtggtgctgctgctgcagctgctgcgAGGTGTGCTGCACATGGGGATGCGACTGGTGCTTGGGATGGGGCCTCAAGATGTCGCCTCGGGAACTCGGATGGGATCTTGCGTGCAGGCGATTGTACACATTCTTGTTCTCCAGGGCCAGGCACACTAACAGCACCAAAGTTATAAAGAATTTAGCCATTTCTATGCTTTACTTCCTTTTAAAATTGttgtatatattaaatatatattattgatccgCTTGGTTTTCTCTCTGGTTTTATCGGCTGGTGCTGATTGCTATCTATTTGGCAGCATTAACACATCAATTGTTTTGGCTTTCAAATTTACAAAACTCATAGAATTGCAGCGGTTTTcacttgttgttgccgttttaGAGCCTTGTCTAAGCACTTTTCAAAAACGGATTTT from Drosophila subpulchrella strain 33 F10 #4 breed RU33 chromosome 2L, RU_Dsub_v1.1 Primary Assembly, whole genome shotgun sequence includes:
- the LOC119548024 gene encoding inhibin beta A chain, producing the protein MAKFFITLVLLVCLALENKNVYNRLHARSHPSSRGDILRPHPKHQSHPHVQHTSQQLQQQHHIRQQRSRQLKHLEPDPTSEEDDAPITKREYYARLRRHVIQKREHLLRQELSYNHPGSHAEQLKVPRLWQHLMEQEEKEHPIMFGDAPEESSLPSEESSLPSEDPFDGLSPLDFVRNELMAEDRKNQAEELDMDLEPETPIELPEAQPGERNITISVKSSGGGCPKCESSRQVEHITEEQLTHLRIEFVKQQILEKLRLKESPKVSAVELPKPIFDGMTLSHPDDSTKNKELDDYYARTSKKFILLNREEVECNRLGGGKSNPSMCFSFKIDDADAEGFDVNTAVLWLFKNKQNRTEDKDSLNNTSSQQTIVVSEVEVDQQKDSKYLTATKTIAIQSVNVQDEWMKIDIEWPIKHWISGHELSHLIQITCGGCEVSDMEEIISVDKDYRPFIMIDMQNRRRKSRQKRSINCSSGMTECCREHLYISFRDIGWSNWILKPEGYNAYFCRGSCSSVASVTQAASHHSSIMKILSTSGANKSLELVPCCTAKQYSSLQLVVMDSSNMATVKTLPNMVVESCGCR